In a genomic window of Anomalospiza imberbis isolate Cuckoo-Finch-1a 21T00152 chromosome 5, ASM3175350v1, whole genome shotgun sequence:
- the IMMP2L gene encoding mitochondrial inner membrane protease subunit 2 isoform X7: MAQAQGLGKRYIKAFFKGFFVAVPVTVTFLDRVACVARVEGASMQPSLNPGGRKASDVVLLNHWSIRNYNVQRGDIVSLVFL; encoded by the exons ATGGCGCAGGCTCAGGGTTTGGGAAAGAGATACATTAAAGccttttttaaaggtttttttgttgcCGTTCCTGTAACTGTGACTTTTCTGGATAGAGTTGCCTGTGTTGCAAGGGTGGAAGGAGCATCAATGCAG CCTTCTTTGAATcctgggggaagaaaagcatCTGATGTAGTACTCTTGAACCACTGGAGTATTAGAAATTACAATGTACAACGTGGGGACATTGTGTCACTGGT
- the IMMP2L gene encoding mitochondrial inner membrane protease subunit 2 isoform X6 — protein MAQAQGLGKRYIKAFFKGFFVAVPVTVTFLDRVACVARVEGASMQPSLNPGGRKASDVVLLNHWSIRNYNVQRGDIVSLVGKK, from the exons ATGGCGCAGGCTCAGGGTTTGGGAAAGAGATACATTAAAGccttttttaaaggtttttttgttgcCGTTCCTGTAACTGTGACTTTTCTGGATAGAGTTGCCTGTGTTGCAAGGGTGGAAGGAGCATCAATGCAG CCTTCTTTGAATcctgggggaagaaaagcatCTGATGTAGTACTCTTGAACCACTGGAGTATTAGAAATTACAATGTACAACGTGGGGACATTGTGTCACTGGT